The DNA segment GAATTGCGAAACAAAATAGTGGGAGATGGGAATAAAATGCGTGTGTATGTTCCCTATGGTGAAGATTGGTTTGGTTACTCAACGCGGCGACTCAAAGAGAATCCTAAAATGGCCCAACACATTATTAAATCAATTTTTGTAAAAGGTTAGGTTAATATATTGGTTATGTTTGTAAGAGGGTAAGGCCGGGGAAGGCCTTACCCTCTTTTTTAGTGGATACTGATTTTTTGAGTATTTACTTGGTGATCTTGTTGAATCTGAACCAGATATACTCCAGTGCTCGATCCCGTGAGGTCAAAGACGTATGTGTTGAGTTCTTCCTTCGAATGAACTTTTTTGTTGAAGACGATTTCTCCATTGCTGTTGAAAATGGATATTAAGATCGGACTGTTTGAATTATTGTTTGTTTGTATGTTAAATAGGCCGTCGCTTGGATTGGGGTAAATGGTAAATGATGTGTTGTTTTTATCTGTGGTATCTGGATACACTTCTGTACTGGTAGTTGGTTTACCAACAAATATTCCTCTGCCATGGGTGGCAACTACTACTTTGCCGTCCAAGTCGCTTGTTTTTATCATATTGCATACCACATTTCCTAAGCTATTTGCGGAAACATTTTCCCATACTGTAGAAATACCATTGAGGATGGATGTTTTGTAGACGCCAATGCTGGTGGAGATGAAATATGTTTTTTCACTGTTCCAATTTAAAATAGCAGCGCTTCTAACCGAAACGTCAGATGTTGTTGGTTCACTGGAAATAGCTGAATAATTGAGGTTGCCGTCAATTTGTGTGAAATGACCACCTCCATCAATAGAGTGAAAGATGCTGGGTACATTGTAGTTAGAGAATATGACAATAATTTCGTTGGCGTCTGATGGGTTGATGGCTATGTAATTGGGGTAGGAGCCAGAGGTGGCTTCTGTAATGGATATATCCTGTCTTACCATGCTGGCTTCGCTACTAGTGCTGTTTTCGACTTTGTAGAGGAGGGGATCGCTTGATTGTGAGTAGGCTGCGTAATACAATATGTTGGCTGGAGTTGAGGAAACGGCCATGGCAGTGATGGTATAATTGGGCGTTTCCAGTACTGTGGGAGCAGCCCATCCTAACATGGTAGAATTCTCAAAATCAGGAATGTCCTCGATAGCTGTGTTAATCCATAGTTTTTCTCCGGCTGCATAATACATCACTTCCTGGTTATTGGGGTTGATGATAAATGGATTAATAAATAATTGTCCGCTTGCATCGGATGGAGATACTACTGACCAGTTTGAGTTTTCACTGCTTAAATATGGACTTAAAGGGCGATTTTGTTCATTGTATCCTGTGCGGATTACAACTCCATTCTGAGATGAAACATAGGCGTAATTTGTACCTAAGTAACAAAAACCTCCATCTCCACTGCTGATATCTACCGAGCTGGAGGTGGAAGAGTTATAAGTAAATACGGGTGTTCCGTTATCTTGAGTTCCTCCAATATAACGATTGTCATTGGCCTTACTAATGTCTGCAATGGTATAGAATTGGGTGACATTATATCCATTGTTTTTATCTATCCAAGGCATGAATGTGCTGGATGTGGTGTTCTGGGTAATGTCTGCTACATAGCTTAGTCCTCCATCGTGTCCACTCCAAACAGCATCGTTGTTGTTGGGATCAAAAATAGTTACATGGCAATCCGGATGATGATTGTGGTATTGACTGCTACTGCCATCGGTTTCGTACCCACCAATCCATGCATAATACTTATCCGGTTTGGTGGCAAATCCGTCGTCAGATCTAAATAAACAAGTGTTGCCTATTATAATGAAGTTTTCATCATCTGGCTTTATGGAAAGGGTCATGTTGTAATTGGCTTGAGGTCCCAGTCGACCATTATTGTCGTTGTAGTCCGGTAGATTGGCAGTACGATCTATTAACTTGCTGTTGGTGAGGTCTACTTTGTGAAAAGACACGTTGTCTTCATCAATATTGGTAAATACATAGCCTACGTTAGGATTAGATGGAGCAATGCGTATTATACTTCTTTCATGGGTAGTGGGGAATGAACTTGCGTTTGGGTCAATCGGAGAGAAGTTGCTTTCATTATACTTTTTATAGTATACCCCGGGTGCATTTGTGGGTGTGGCATCGTCATTAAAGTTAGCCTGAGATAATACGGCTAGTATATTACCCTGTGCGTCTATGTCAAAATCACTATAGGTATGATTGTTAAAGTCGCCAAGCAGACTGTTGAGTGAATATGTGCCTTCTGACTCGGATAGTCGTATTAGTCCATAACTATGAGCGGCCAAAATGACATCGCCACTATTGGGATCAACTTTTATTTTAGATATATAATCAGAAATATGGTCCCATTGGAATGGATTGTTGCTGTCTCCATATATAATTTTCCAGCTCTCACCATTATCTGTCGATTTGTAGATGCCAAAGCCACTATAGGCTGTGTTTGATATATTAGCAGAGTTACCGTTGAATTCTCCACTGGCATAGTACCAGATATCCTGCATGCCGACCCGTGTATCCTGACATAAGGTGGTAACCGAATAGGTTTCTTCGGGTGAATTTTTTAATTGCCATGTCTGTCCTTGATCTGTCGATTTCCAGATGCCCCCAGAAACACCGCCTGCAATAATTATATTTGAGTTTCGGCCGTCAATACCCAGAGCCCGTGTTCTACCACCTACATCGTTAGGCCCTGCTTCATGCCATTCATATGTTTGGTTACCACTCTTTAAGGTGCTCTTAGGAAGTGAGGCATATAATGCTAGTTCCTTAGTCCTAATACCATCTGGTATTTGATTAAGAGCCGGATCCCTGAGCATGTTAAAAACATACGTTTCTCTGCTCTTGATGGTTTGTGCCGCCGCCTTTGGAGAGTGTGATGATCGTATCTTGGGAGGATTTGATGGTTTATGGGGTAAATAATGGTGTTTTATTACCAGTGAAGTAATAATTGTTAAAATGGCTATGGAAAATAGAACTCTGTATCTCATGTGTTTAAATGATATTGTGCTATTCTTTAATTAATTTAAAATTCCAGATTATCGCATGGGCCTGGTTGGCCACTTTGCTAATTAAGATGCCATCCACTTTTTCGAGGAGCGGTGGTTTGTCGTTCAAAAACTTGTGAATGGATATTTTTTCTCCCCTGGAAATCACAGGTGCAGAATTACCTCGCATCAAGATGGAGTCGATGATAAAATATTCAGATCCCTTCTTTTTTATTAAATGACCGCTTACCATTGTTTCGTTATGTCCAATGGTATTAGATTTTATTTGAGGGACCGGATAGGTGGAAGTTGCATTTGATGGGGCGGTTTGATCCATTGTTTTACAGCTAATGAGCATTGATGTTATCATTAGGGTGTTAAGTACAGCGAACCAACATGTATTTTTCATAGGAGACATATCATATTAAAGGATCATTCAAGTGTTTTGTTTGCTTATCAGTAGATATTGTTTGTTCATCTGTTTAAATTTATTTTTCAATGGTCAGATGCAACTCCCGAATAAATTTCGTATTCATCAAATTTTATATTCAAAGGCTTTCGTGAATGCCATGTGTTTTATTGCCCTGTTTGCAAATGAATTGATTGAATTTACATGCTTGTTTCATATATTATATGGTATTAGGTAAAAAAAGGTACGAAACAAAATAAGTCTTACGTTGATATTTTAACTTGGTTTCAATTTATTTCAGTAAAGAAAAAACGGCTCGTTGAGCCCATATGCTTTGAGAGACGCTACGTGATAACATAAATAGTAACATAGACAACCACAATGCATGTAGGCCTATGGTTCCAACGAGCAAATAATAAGGTACAAAAAAGAAAAGTATCGATGAAATTAGCATGGTGTTTCTCATGGCTTTGGAGGCTGTGGCTCCGATGTAAATGCCATCCCATATGTAAGAGGCAAAGCTGGCTATTGGGATAAAAATAAGCCAAATGAGATATTGAGATGCTTCATTTATGACCATTTCTTTGTCTGTAAAAAAGTGTAGCATTTGTTTACCTGCAAATAAATATACCAAGGTAAAGGATAGCCCGAAAAATGTACCCCAGTAAAAAAGTTTTCTGGAGGCTTCTTTTAGTTTTTTCTTGTTATGGGCACCAAAGTATTTGCCAACAATAGCTTCTGCTGCATATGCAAAGCCATCTAAGAAATATGAAAATAAAAAGAGAAATTGTAATAATGCACTGTTGGCAGCCAGGGCAATGTCGCCAAAACCCGCAGATTTTGATGTAAAGAAAGTAAATACGGATATAACACACCAAGTTCTGATAAATATATCACTGCTCACATGTAAAAAGTCTTTCAAGTGTTTGGTGACTAGTATGGCCTTTATGTTCAAATAATGCAGGGTGTTTTTGTATTTTTTTAAAAATAGAATAAGTGCTAAAACGAGACCGAAGTATTGTGCAATTACAGAACCCATAGCAACGCCGCGTTCCTCCATTCCAAACTCACGCACCAGTAAAAAACTGCATCCGATATTTATTATATTAATCAATACAGAGATAAGCATTGGATACAAGGCATTTTGCATTCCTAAGAACCAGCCATTGATCACCATTAGAGAAATGGCTGCTGGAGCAGCCCAAATTCTTACGTAATAATAATTGCGAGCCAATTCTTTTACATCCGCAGAGCCTTCTAATAACCAAAAACTTAGTCTTTCCAGACTCGACTGAAAGAGAAGCAAGATTAAACTGCCGGTGAGTGCGATTAACATACCCCGGAATAATACCATGGCCATTTCCTGATGGTTCTTTTTTCCGTAGGCTTGTGCAGCTATACCGCTGATACTCATTCTTAAGAAAGCAAATCCCCAATACACAAAATTGAAGATGACTCCTCCTAAAGCTACTGCTCCCATAAATATTTCCGAATCCAAATACCCCATTAGGTGTAAGTCAACCATACTTAGCAGAGGAACCGTTAAGTTGCTTAAGATATTGGGAACAGATAATTTTAAGATGTCTTTGTGCACTGTTTATGATTTACGATGATAGAATGATGAAACAAGCCTTAAGAATTTGCTTCTTACACAAGTAGACAAATTAGCCTGATAAGCTCCACATGGCCATTGTGTAATAAACTTAAATATATAATAATGTTTTGTATACCTTAATGTGCCTATTTGCCAACTATAACCTGAGTAAGTAGGTTTGTTTTATTTATTTATTTATTTATTTATTTCTGGCGAAGATAATATTTTTAATATTTCTGTAAACATTTTGAGTGGAGTGATGTTCTATTGTTGATTCTATCAATACGGAAAAAAAGATGAAAAAATCTTATTTGATTGTTTTGATTTAATCTAAATAAAAAATAAATTTGTATCACATTCATAACCAAAAAGAATTATGGCATTTGAATTACCAAAACTTAATTACAATTACGATGCTTTAGAGCCACATATTGATGCACGCACCATGGAGATTCATCATACGAAGCACCATGCTGGATATACTAATAATCTAAATGCTGCTATAGAGGGAACTGATTTGGCCGCATTATCTATTGAAGATATATTAAAGAATGTTTCAAAGCATTCTATGGCTGTAAGAAATAATGGAGGTGGTTTTTATAATCACGATTTATTTTGGAAGGTGATGTCTCCCAAAGGAGGAGGGATGCCATCAGGCGATTTATTTCAGGCAGTAGTGAAAAATTTTGGCTCGTTTGAGGCATTTAAAGAGCAGTTTTCAAAAGCTGCAGCTACCCGATTTGGTTCAGGATGGGCATGGTTGGTAAAAAAAGAAGATGGAAGTTTAGTGGTGAGTTCCACAGCGAATCAAGATAATCCTTTGATGGATGTTGCTGAAGTAAAAGGAACGCCAATTTTAGGCTTAGATGTTTGGGAACATGCATATTATTTAAAATATCAAAATTTGCGTCCCAACTATATCAATGCATTTTGGAATGTAGTTGATTGGGATGAAGTTTCAAAACGATTAATAGGTTAGTTTGTTTATTTTGTCTGGGTAATGTGGGGTGTCTGTTTTTAATGGGCACCCCATTGTACTTTATTGGCTGGATAGAATTCTTTTGGCATTTTTCAGTGCTACGTTTTTGTTGCCTTCCCGCATCGTCATTTCCACAAAGGGCGTTACAGTATGTTTTTTAGGATCACGCAAAAAAGTTGGGTCTGTTAAAAAAAAGTATTTGTTTAGCTGTTAAATAGAAACGGATTTAATAAATTGAGAAAGAAGAACTATCATCGGAGCTACTGGCTCTATTCTTACCAGAAGGGATATTAGATTATTTCCAGATCGTATCTTATAGAAAATCTTCAAGCGTAAAGCATATTTACGATAAACAGTTGGAATTAACACTTGAAGAAAAAGACATTATACCATCAGAATACCAATCTTATCCCTATAGGTCGAGTGGCTTTATGGAAGCTCGTTATATTGATAATTATCCTATTCGTAATATGCTAGTAAAGCTAAAGGTAAGGCGACGACGTTGGGAGATTACCATTAATAGTAAAAAGAAACAAGTAAGCCGTAATTGGGAAGTAATAGCGCAGGGTACTCGAATGAGCGAAGAGTATGCTGCTTTTTTAAAAGAAATTAGTCGATTCTAATGCTATAAGCTGTCGGAGTCTTGAAGTTTATCTGGGCGTGAATGGTCGTAACTTTCAGCGCCA comes from the Saccharicrinis fermentans DSM 9555 = JCM 21142 genome and includes:
- a CDS encoding T9SS type A sorting domain-containing protein produces the protein MRYRVLFSIAILTIITSLVIKHHYLPHKPSNPPKIRSSHSPKAAAQTIKSRETYVFNMLRDPALNQIPDGIRTKELALYASLPKSTLKSGNQTYEWHEAGPNDVGGRTRALGIDGRNSNIIIAGGVSGGIWKSTDQGQTWQLKNSPEETYSVTTLCQDTRVGMQDIWYYASGEFNGNSANISNTAYSGFGIYKSTDNGESWKIIYGDSNNPFQWDHISDYISKIKVDPNSGDVILAAHSYGLIRLSESEGTYSLNSLLGDFNNHTYSDFDIDAQGNILAVLSQANFNDDATPTNAPGVYYKKYNESNFSPIDPNASSFPTTHERSIIRIAPSNPNVGYVFTNIDEDNVSFHKVDLTNSKLIDRTANLPDYNDNNGRLGPQANYNMTLSIKPDDENFIIIGNTCLFRSDDGFATKPDKYYAWIGGYETDGSSSQYHNHHPDCHVTIFDPNNNDAVWSGHDGGLSYVADITQNTTSSTFMPWIDKNNGYNVTQFYTIADISKANDNRYIGGTQDNGTPVFTYNSSTSSSVDISSGDGGFCYLGTNYAYVSSQNGVVIRTGYNEQNRPLSPYLSSENSNWSVVSPSDASGQLFINPFIINPNNQEVMYYAAGEKLWINTAIEDIPDFENSTMLGWAAPTVLETPNYTITAMAVSSTPANILYYAAYSQSSDPLLYKVENSTSSEASMVRQDISITEATSGSYPNYIAINPSDANEIIVIFSNYNVPSIFHSIDGGGHFTQIDGNLNYSAISSEPTTSDVSVRSAAILNWNSEKTYFISTSIGVYKTSILNGISTVWENVSANSLGNVVCNMIKTSDLDGKVVVATHGRGIFVGKPTTSTEVYPDTTDKNNTSFTIYPNPSDGLFNIQTNNNSNSPILISIFNSNGEIVFNKKVHSKEELNTYVFDLTGSSTGVYLVQIQQDHQVNTQKISIH
- a CDS encoding MATE family efflux transporter, with translation MHKDILKLSVPNILSNLTVPLLSMVDLHLMGYLDSEIFMGAVALGGVIFNFVYWGFAFLRMSISGIAAQAYGKKNHQEMAMVLFRGMLIALTGSLILLLFQSSLERLSFWLLEGSADVKELARNYYYVRIWAAPAAISLMVINGWFLGMQNALYPMLISVLINIINIGCSFLLVREFGMEERGVAMGSVIAQYFGLVLALILFLKKYKNTLHYLNIKAILVTKHLKDFLHVSSDIFIRTWCVISVFTFFTSKSAGFGDIALAANSALLQFLFLFSYFLDGFAYAAEAIVGKYFGAHNKKKLKEASRKLFYWGTFFGLSFTLVYLFAGKQMLHFFTDKEMVINEASQYLIWLIFIPIASFASYIWDGIYIGATASKAMRNTMLISSILFFFVPYYLLVGTIGLHALWLSMLLFMLSRSVSQSIWAQRAVFSLLK
- a CDS encoding superoxide dismutase; translated protein: MAFELPKLNYNYDALEPHIDARTMEIHHTKHHAGYTNNLNAAIEGTDLAALSIEDILKNVSKHSMAVRNNGGGFYNHDLFWKVMSPKGGGMPSGDLFQAVVKNFGSFEAFKEQFSKAAATRFGSGWAWLVKKEDGSLVVSSTANQDNPLMDVAEVKGTPILGLDVWEHAYYLKYQNLRPNYINAFWNVVDWDEVSKRLIG
- a CDS encoding ISAon1 family transposase N-terminal region protein; translated protein: MALFLPEGILDYFQIVSYRKSSSVKHIYDKQLELTLEEKDIIPSEYQSYPYRSSGFMEARYIDNYPIRNMLVKLKVRRRRWEITINSKKKQVSRNWEVIAQGTRMSEEYAAFLKEISRF